The following DNA comes from Chryseobacterium gallinarum.
TTTAAGGTCTAAAGTTTAAGGCTTAAAACGCTATATTTTAAACCTTAAACATTGAATTTTTTTAGTTGTATTTAGAAGCTAAATCGTTAGCTGCCTGCTTAAGAACACCTGTAATATCATTATCGATTTTTCCAGCTTTGATCGCAGCCATTGTATCAGGGTGCTTAGATCTCAGGAACTCGATGTACTCATGTTGGAATTCTTTAATCTTGTTCAATGGAACGTTTCTCAATAAGTTCTCAGTACCCGCATAGATCATTGCTACCTGGCTGTCTACCGGAAGTGGAGAGTTAACCGGCTGCTTAAGAAGCTCCACGTTTCTTTCTCCTTTAGAGATTACTGCTAAAGTAGAAGCATCAAGGTCAGAACCGAACTTGGCAAACGCTTCTAATTCTTTATATTGAGCCTGGTCAAGTTTCAATGTACCAGATACTTTTTTCATTGATTTGATCTGAGCATTACCTCCTACTCTTGATACAGAGATACCTACGTTAATCGCAGGACGAACCCCTGAGTTGAATAGATCAGACTCCAGGAAGATCTGTCCATCTGTAATAGAGATTACGTTAGTTGGGATATACGCAGAAACGTCACCTGCCTGAGTTTCGATGATTGGAAGTGCCGTTAATGATCCACCACCTTTTACGATTGGCTTTAAAGACTCTGGTAAGTCATTCATTTGCTTGGCAATTTCGTCATCAGCAATGATTTTTGCAGCTCTTTCCAATAGTCTTGAGTGAAGATAGAAAACGTCTCCAGGGTAAGCTTCACGGCCCGGTGGTCTTCTTAAAAGTAGGGAAAGCTCACGGTAAGCAACAGCTTGTTTAGATAAATCATCATAAACGATCAATGCCGGTCTACCTGTGTCTCTGAAGTACTCACCGATAGCAGCACCTGCCATTGCAGAGTATACCTGCATCGGAACCGGATCTGATGCGTTAGCCGCAACAATTACCGTATATGCCAAAGCTCCCTTATCAGAAAGAGTTTTAACGATTTGTGCTACAGTAGAAGCTTTCTGAC
Coding sequences within:
- the atpA gene encoding F0F1 ATP synthase subunit alpha, giving the protein MAEINPAEVSAILKQQLANFDTQSNVEEVGTVLTIGDGIARVYGLENVQYGELVKFSSDVEGIVLNLEEDNVGVALLGESKLVKEGDTVRRTNRISSIKVGEGMLGRVVDTLGNPIDGKGPITGDLYEMPLERKAPGVIYRQPVTEPLQSGIVAIDSMIPVGRGQRELIIGDRQTGKTTVAIDTIINQKEFFDAGKPVYCIYVAIGQKASTVAQIVKTLSDKGALAYTVIVAANASDPVPMQVYSAMAGAAIGEYFRDTGRPALIVYDDLSKQAVAYRELSLLLRRPPGREAYPGDVFYLHSRLLERAAKIIADDEIAKQMNDLPESLKPIVKGGGSLTALPIIETQAGDVSAYIPTNVISITDGQIFLESDLFNSGVRPAINVGISVSRVGGNAQIKSMKKVSGTLKLDQAQYKELEAFAKFGSDLDASTLAVISKGERNVELLKQPVNSPLPVDSQVAMIYAGTENLLRNVPLNKIKEFQHEYIEFLRSKHPDTMAAIKAGKIDNDITGVLKQAANDLASKYN